The DNA window TGATGATGTTTTGGGCATTGGGGATGTATGCGCTGGTTCGCCTTGGGTCTGATCCCGATGGTGCATATCGCTGGTGGGCGTTGCTTGGGGTGGCTGTGGGGCTTGGGTTTTTGTCCAAATACGCCATGGCCTTCTTTGTGGCGGCGCTGGTGGTCTGGCTTGTTTTAGACCGCGACGGTCGGCGGTATTTTCTGGCAATGCCCACATTCGGGCGGGGTGTTTTGCTGTCAGGCATTTTAGGGTTTGTGATTTATCTGCCTAATTTTATCTGGAACATGGGCACGCAATTTATCACCTATGCCCATACCCGTTCCAATGCGGATCTTGGCGGCGAACTCTTTCGCCCCGATAAACTTCTGGAATTTTTTGGGGCTCAATTTGGCCTGTTTGGCCCCATTTTGTTTGCTGCCCTCCTGTGGTTGATGTTTCGCCATCGACAATGGCGTGCCCATCCCCGGGCCCGCATGCTGGTGGCTTTCATTCTGACCATGGGGTTGCCCATTTTAGGGTTAAGCCTGTTGACCCGGGCCAATGCCAATTGGGCAGCACCGGTCTATGTTGCGGCCAGCATTTTTGTGACCGGTGAACTCCTTGCCCGATATAAGGCATCGTTGGTTCAGGGCTCGCTTATTTTGCACATCGGGCTTGCGGTGATCTTGATGGGGGGCAGTTTGTTGGCATCTGCCCCCGGAATATATGCGGGCTACGCGGTTCCGGCCAAATTGGACCCCTACCGTCATCATCGGGGGTGGGCGTTTATTGGTGATAAAATCAACGAACTTCGATCAAAACATCCGGGGGCGGCGCTGTTGATCCGCGACCGCATGGCCATGGCGGCGCTGTTGTATCACCATGGACGATCTGGGAAAACGCTGCCGAACGATTATTATGCCTGGTATTCCAATGGGCATGTGACCAACCATTTCCGGCTGACCCGGCCCTGGATTGGGCCTGAAAAAAAGGGCCGGAATGCGGTTATTATT is part of the Rhodospirillales bacterium genome and encodes:
- a CDS encoding phospholipid carrier-dependent glycosyltransferase, which produces MVGGIVVLRLLYLMAYPMGLHPDEAQYWSWSRDLDWGYFSKPPVVAWLIAATTAICGDGVACVKASVPVLHGITALLIYGMARRLYDARTGFMAALIFITLPGVTFSSAIVSTDPPLMMFWALGMYALVRLGSDPDGAYRWWALLGVAVGLGFLSKYAMAFFVAALVVWLVLDRDGRRYFLAMPTFGRGVLLSGILGFVIYLPNFIWNMGTQFITYAHTRSNADLGGELFRPDKLLEFFGAQFGLFGPILFAALLWLMFRHRQWRAHPRARMLVAFILTMGLPILGLSLLTRANANWAAPVYVAASIFVTGELLARYKASLVQGSLILHIGLAVILMGGSLLASAPGIYAGYAVPAKLDPYRHHRGWAFIGDKINELRSKHPGAALLIRDRMAMAALLYHHGRSGKTLPNDYYAWYSNGHVTNHFRLTRPWIGPEKKGRNAVIISLWPDPKDILSRFSGIQKLGVIAGPTGTKTVRRIWVFYGQGFIGYKPHL